The DNA window GAAAAAAGCAAATGGAGGTGTTAAATTGACAAAGAAGCGGAGGAATTCCCCATTGGGAGTAAAGAAGTTACAGCATGGAACTGAGGATCCAGCTGATTCAGGATTATGCAATCCAGATGTTGCTCGATTTTTACTAAAGCAATCGAGGGATCTGATATCTGCTGGGGATAATCCCCAGAAAGCTCTTGAATTAGCTCTCCGAGCATCTAAATCATTTGAAAGTTGTGCAAATGGGAAACCCAATTTAGAATTGGTCATGAGCCTGCATGTTGTGGCAGCAATATACTGCAGCACAGGCCAGTATAACGAGGCAATTCCTGTTCTTGAGCAATCAATTGAGATTCCAGCTATCGAGGAAGGCCAAGAGCATGCGCTGGCTAAGTTTGCCGGTTACATGCAGTTAGGTGATACTTATGCAATGCTGGGGCAGCTTGAGAATTCAACCAAGTGTTACACGACAGGACTGGAAGTCCAGAAACAAGTCCTGGGAGAAACAGACCCCAGAGTTGGTGAAACCTGTAGGTATTTGGCTGAAGCTCATGTTCAAGCAATGCAGTTTGATGAAGCACAGGGGCTTTGTCAGAAGGCTCTCGACATTCATAGAGAGAACGGTGCACCTGCTTCTGTTGAAGAGGCAGCTGATAGGAGGCTCATGGGTCTCATATGTGAAACAAAGGGAGATCACGAAGCTGCTCTTGAGCACCTTGTTTTAGCCAGCATGGCTATGGTGGCAAATGGCCAGGAAGCTGAAGTTGCCTCTGTTGATTGTAGTATTGGAGACACTTATTTATCTTTGTCTAGATATGATGAGGCTGTCTTTGCATATGAAAAAGCACTCACAGCTCTTAAGTCCACAAAAGGAGAGAATCATCCAGCCGTAGGTGCAGTATTTGTACGTATGGCAGATTTATATAACAAAACTGGGAAATTAAGAGATTCAAAGTCATACTGTGAGAGTGctcttaaaatttatgaaaagcCTACGCCAGGGATCCCTCAAGAGGAGATTGCAAGTGGTCTAACCGATGTTTCTGCAATCTATGAGTCGATGAATGAGCTTGAGCAGGCCATCAAATTGCTTCAGAAGGCATTAAAATTGTATAACGATGCCCCTGGTCAGCAGAACACAATTGCTGGAATTGAAGCCCAAATGGGGGTCATGTATTATATGCTCGGAAATTATTCTGAATCATACAACACTTTGAAGAATGCAATTTCAAAGCTCCGGGCAAGTGGAGAAAGGAAGTCTGCTTTCTTTGGCATTGCTCTTAACCAAATGGGACTTGCTTGTGTGCAGCGTTACTCTATAACTGAGGCTGCAGAATTATTTGAAGAAGCCAAGAGTATTTTGGAACAAGAATGTGGACCTTATCATCCTGATACCCTCGGTGTATATAGCAATCTTGCCGGCACTTATGATGCAATGGGAAGGTGTGCACCTTTACTAATACTTTTAGTATCATCTATTGAATTATGTTGCATGGAGACTTGTCAGAATCCTTGTGTTTCAGCCTTTATGTCTCGAAATTGCTTTTGAAtctccaaaattttatattcataacATATTCttgttaaaaatatgttttgtcAGCAATTTCATTTCCGAGCAACATAGGAACGCATCTATCAAAAGTTTATTCTCTGTTTTTGTTAAAGTTGCATTAAGTTGTTTATGTTGCATATCTCCAGAAAGCCATACTCTGTAGTTTAGTCGATAACAtgcaattttctttatttttcgtTATTTGACACAATTTCTAGGAATGTTTGTGCATTCATGTGCACATTTCTATATCTCCGGTTTGAATGAGTCAAGAGGTTGATTACTAAGCTGGCATATATTGCAGGTTGGATGATGCAATTGAGCTGTTGGAGCGAGTTGTCGTGATGAGAGAGGAAAAGCTCGGAACAGCAAATCCAGATGTTGATGATGAGAAAAAGAGGCTGGCTGAAGTATTGAAAGAAGCAGGCAGGGTTCGGAGCCGGAAAGGACTATCGCTAGAGAATCTGCTCGATTCCAACACTCGTACCGTAAACAACGACGGCATTACAGTATTGTAAGGATGTTTTATACACACACACATgtatttaaacttaaaatgatgTATTATAGGATTTAATttaaggaaaaagaaaaaaattgaaaagaaatcaaGAAAGGTACAGAGAGAAAATTTGTGTTTTTGGTTAGATTGGTATTTTGGTTTGAAATAACTGCTATTGCAGATTTGTTATTTGATATAATGattacattttttatatttatcaaaggCTATTCTATTCTATGTTGTAGAATTCTTGCTGATGTAGAAATAGCTCTACTCCATTTATATTTCTACTGTATTATTTCTGTTTTATATTTGGTGAGGATCATTTGTTGCCAGGGGCTGAACTATCCTAAGGCTAGGGTAGACTCCAGCTCAGGCTGatgttggatttttttaaagaaagagGTACAGTTTGTAGTGAATTCGGAGTTAGAGGGAGGTTAAGTCCAGACTATTAGGAGGTTAGATGTTAACTAAAGTTTAAGTCCGGGATGAAAAGAAATTCTCGATCCGCTATTGTTGCAGTATCATCAGTAGGAATTGATCTTTCCTGACAGTTTGACTGGTGTTTTTCTTCAACATTCACTTGTGCAATTGAATCTGAGGTATGGACTTGGTTGGTAATAATCTGACTGTAGCAAaatgcaaaaagaaaaagaaacttaAGCCAGTTCAGGGTTTGTCTTGTATAACTCTGCAGTTAAGGGACCACTAATGATAGAAGTTGATGCTGATATATTCTGCCATAAGACAAAAAAAAGAGCTGTGTTATATATAAGCAGTCGTACTGAAGGGTCCAGATAAACTGAGAAACACCCAAAATAAGTCACATTGGTGATAAATATGGACACGAGCTGCTAGCCTCATCTTTTGATTTCATGTGGCCTTATGGAGTAGCTCAAACGTCCCAGTCTTCCCCACCACAATTGAAACTTGACATTACTTCATATCAACCCGGTGGCGGAGCCACTCATAGGCAGGCTCGTACGTCGTCCTGATCACCAATTAAAATCTACTCCCTTACGGTTTGTCAACGTCAAGCAAATAGG is part of the Mercurialis annua linkage group LG3, ddMerAnnu1.2, whole genome shotgun sequence genome and encodes:
- the LOC126673403 gene encoding protein KINESIN LIGHT CHAIN-RELATED 3-like; protein product: MPSIVMDENREEEITNDTHDSAVTVKPNEMSNMSPKSPLSPQSPRGSSMDLPAGEVQHVGVDGVAADETDAHGVVDTSIEQLYENVCDMQSSDMSPSRNSFGSDGDESRIDSELRHLVGGELREVEIMEEEEVDKPVNDTHSNSSSKKGSSSGGKNSGQLKKMKPASSKSVSSNTSKKGPHVQLDSEASSKLSSMGNSPPEKPPVDKQNDKNLKKANGGVKLTKKRRNSPLGVKKLQHGTEDPADSGLCNPDVARFLLKQSRDLISAGDNPQKALELALRASKSFESCANGKPNLELVMSLHVVAAIYCSTGQYNEAIPVLEQSIEIPAIEEGQEHALAKFAGYMQLGDTYAMLGQLENSTKCYTTGLEVQKQVLGETDPRVGETCRYLAEAHVQAMQFDEAQGLCQKALDIHRENGAPASVEEAADRRLMGLICETKGDHEAALEHLVLASMAMVANGQEAEVASVDCSIGDTYLSLSRYDEAVFAYEKALTALKSTKGENHPAVGAVFVRMADLYNKTGKLRDSKSYCESALKIYEKPTPGIPQEEIASGLTDVSAIYESMNELEQAIKLLQKALKLYNDAPGQQNTIAGIEAQMGVMYYMLGNYSESYNTLKNAISKLRASGERKSAFFGIALNQMGLACVQRYSITEAAELFEEAKSILEQECGPYHPDTLGVYSNLAGTYDAMGRLDDAIELLERVVVMREEKLGTANPDVDDEKKRLAEVLKEAGRVRSRKGLSLENLLDSNTRTVNNDGITVL